Below is a genomic region from Henckelia pumila isolate YLH828 chromosome 3, ASM3356847v2, whole genome shotgun sequence.
ataattaaatttaaagagttaaatttagtgaataaagaagtgggacttcttatttaagagtagagggagtaagatttcctaaaatgacatagtgatggacatttttggaaaccactaaattcggattcagaaaatttatcttgactttaaaagatgcagaaatggtttctgtgcacattggtgaaattggtttatcaatctgagtcacgatgaattttatattaatttctgaacatgcgggctttgcttgtcaggcttgaacttaggactaatgggtcctaagctgttagcagcccacattataaataagttattgcagtacagaaattacacacaacttacactcagattttcaaaaaccctagcctccagtctaggaatttcggccgccccctctctctgtcttagagaattttcagtctgcgaatttcgaatttgcagtctgaattagcagatcatatctgttctatctcttcgtagaaacttctgatagactttctagtgcagtctatcagagggattaaacttctgttcgtggacctgattgaagaattgttcgttcatcagttcctgggatatacaacaagagcagtttaatctgttggtgtccataatctcgtttcgagattttaaggtaaaatttatattgtttaaattttatattatcaattttaatcgtaggaatttgatacccatatggaatcgttccatataaaaatttaaaacttccgctgcaccgggtatcactttctttttcgatccggaaaacgaccgtgttccaacagtggtatcagagccaggctgttctcggattttacgattaaaattttatcgattgtacaaagcctcgatttttctgaaaaataaaacggaaaagaaaaaaaaataaatattttcggggctgcccgctgcccgaaggcagcgagcagcgccgcgtgcagccctgcgcgcagtgggctgcacgcagcagcctgcgcgagctagggcaagcgttgccctagcccgcgcagctgggccgcatggAGCGGCCCAGCGACGGGCAGGCAGCCCAGAATTTTCCCGGGCTTGCcagaaaattttttattaaaaattaaattttttcgtgaattatgaattctagcccaaaatggttttgggcccagtttttggactgattgaaaattgtttcagttggtccacgaggcaatgggtcaaaattgtttgagcccaaaatttttaagaaaattaatttttggataaattttgaattttggaaatttataaatttaatcccataaattaaatctttaattattaattttggtacaattgttaataaaatatgattttatgtataaaattggattttatatgtaaaatatgattttatggataaactagataaaatatgattttatatataaaataagattttatgtatgaaatatgattttatctatttatatttattgtcattgcatgatatccaataaattaatttttgaattaaatattattggataaggatgatcgattgccatgaccaatattataggtgtatgttaggttgtttacatttgactttattattgattgttgggttttattaatgggcctggtttatggcccaaatttgattttatcatttgtaataaaaatgggcctggtttatggcccgttcccacccctacaatgtatccctttatttgtcatagtaatttattgtaaattcactagaaatagtgggagtttttgaagatggaggtgggaccagcaagcaatgataaagactgaagaaatgtaaattggaagcacaatgtaataggattgcattgcatacttgcatatcacctaggattggacttagactcgtgattggcaaccacgggtcgattagtaatggaatcgatcatcctaaaatataatatatgatattatcgttgtatgcatgtttagactaaattgtatgaatcccgcaagcatacaaattttaaatgatgagacaaattttcaaaattaaaatccctcattttaaatatgatttaaaattgatatcaagataaataaaggaaatttaaatattgtttaaatgttcctaccttccatcaacgatcaatgtatgagatgctacccgcggatacggtccgactcatattattgggggggcccgttcgtcggaaagctgtacattggatcgacacatgttgtaagttggatggaactcccatgggattggctcatattattggggatccacatggcgaccgtccatcacaacttgatattgatgggtcatcttgacatgtcacaataaacggcgtcatattattgggcccttattggacatgaggtaaaaacatggaggttgctttggaagcaattgggctctaccttttgaaaactatggttggctgatattattcgggactatagtttgtcaattggactccatgttcccactaaagaaaatatttctcgttttcactagagggtagtgaaatcgttaaaatagtgggagtgagattcataaaataaatttcacctattttatgtcttagtaaattaattaaacaatcactgattattgtctgtttcttttcagtatttcattaagatgaattcgcgcaatccactattctctattctcgaacaaaataaactgactggcgcaaactatacggaatggttccgtaagttgaagattgtcttgaccttggagaagatgttctacgtgttagaaaaatctcgtccaaaggaagcaccagctgatataagtccggaagagttggccaaacttgataaatggtgggaccatgatatcaaggccaaatgctatatgcaaacttcgatgtctgatgaactccagaggcgatttgaggataccgtgaatgctgctgacattcacgtacaaatcaaggaactttttggggctcaatcgagagctgaaaggtttgctactgtaaaagagttaatgacgtgccgcatgcgtgaagggacttcggtccgtgatcatggggtacgcgtgatttggctcattcagaagttggtaacgcttgaattggtattggagcatgaactcaatgtggacttattacttctctctcttccttcatcgtttgacggttttgtggtgaatttcaatatgaacaagatagaggcctcccttgaaaagatggtcaatatgcttgtaacttatgaagccactttaaagaaggataaaccggttctcttggtgggctcctcttcttctgctaagaaggggccaagtacaaagggtaagaaacgttctaccccatccaagaaaaccggacccgagaagaagaacaagacaaaagcttcaaacatggaaaagtccaaggatgtttgccatcactgcaagaaacctagtcattggaaacgtaactgcaaggaatatctagagcagttgcgaactgcgaagggtatgttttatattgaaataaatgtttcacttaatactacttcttgggtattggataccggatgtggatctcacatttgcaatgatttgcaggtgatgacaagaagtcgcaagcttagaatgagtgagacccagctgaggctcagaaatggttctagagttgaagccaaagctgtgggagacgtttatttaattttgcagaacgattttatgttacttttgagagatgttttatttgttccagacttgattaaaaacattatttctgtttctatgcttgatagagatggattttcttgcaattttgtgaatgggatttgcaatatttacaagaatgaatgtttgattggaaatggacaacttgaaaacgatctatataacttaaaattaaaagacgttccaataaattatgttcataaaccggtaacaacgaacaaaaggaaaatcgatagtcaaaacccggcaaacctttggcatgctaggctaggtcatatttcatcaaggaggatgaacaagctagtgggagagggcatgtttgatatgtctgatattaactctctgcctacttgtgagtcctgcctgaaaggaaaaatgactaaatctcctttcaaaggaaaacctgagcgtagtcaaaatctattggatttgatccatacggatgtttgcagaccatttagtattggtacaaaatttggtcacacctacttcattacctttactgatgattattctaggtatgggtacttatatttgatgaaatataagtatgaatcatttgaaaagttcaaagaattcaaggctgaagtagaaaacaaactaggtaagaggattaaagcacttcgatcagatcgaggtggagaatacttgagtaccgagtttttgagctatctaaaaaagaatgggattctctctcagtggactcctcctatgacacctcagcttaatggtgtttcggagcgtcgcaatcgaactttgttggacatggttcgatccatgatgagcttcactgagctcccaccttcgttttggggctatgctcttgaaacgacggtattgttgttgaacaacattcacactaaagcagtgaacaaaacaccatacgagttatggaatggcaaagctcctaagtattcgtacttgaggatttggggatgtcctacttacgtgaagcagacagtgggagataagttggatagtcgatccaccttatgttattttgtagggtatccgaagaattcaatcggatattatttctatcatcctactgaaacaaaagtgtttgtttcaaggaatgccaccttcttggagaaggagttcttattggataagaaaggcaagatgatggaactcgaagaaattcgagaagaacccaagatacaaaataatgatcctacacctcaggaaccattgattgacacgcctattactagaagatccgagaggacttctaggcctcctattagatatggttttcttcttgaaggggatcaaagtgaacccgacattggatgtgatccaagaaacttcaaggaagcaatttctgatgcagattcgaatttatggcttgaagctatgcagtcggaaatagattcgatgcatacaaaccaagtttggactttggTAGATCCTttcgatggaattgttccaatagggtgtaaatggatctataagagaaaacttgagcctgatggaaaggtactgacctacaaggcacgattggtggcaaaagcttatactcaaagacaaggagttgactatgatgaaactttttcaccagtcgcaatgttcaagtccataagaattcttattgccatagcagcatggtatgactatgagatatggaaaatggatgtgaagactgcatttcttaatggaaacattaaggaagaaatctatatgatgcagcccgagggattcacatccatgggaagcgagcataaggtatgcaagcttcagagatcgatctatggtctcaaacaagcatcaagaagttggaaccagaaatttgatgaaacaataaaggattttggtttcatcaagaacccggaggaaccgtgcgtgtacaagaaagtagttaaggatgctgtgacattcttagtactttatgttgatgacatcttactcattgggaatgatgtagggatgttgcagtcaacaaagatatggttatcaggtagattctcgatgaaggatttgggtgaggcgtcctatattctagggatacagatctatagagatagatctaagagaatgataggacttactcaagctacctacatcgacactatattgaaaaggttttcaatggatgagtccaggagaggacatctacctatgtgtcatggagtctctctatccaagtctatgtgtcccaagactgacgaagagatagagaaaatgacacacataccatatgcgtcagccatagggagtatcatgtatgggatgatatccaccagaccggatgtggaatttgctctgagtgtcacgagcagatatcaagccaatcccggtcaaattcattggaaagccgtgaaggatattcttaagtacttgagaagaactaagaatgtattcatggtttatggaggaagagaactgaaattggaaggctataccgactctagcttccaaagtgacgtggatgactcgaagtcaacctctggatttgtgttcatgctcaatggcggtgctatctcttgaaagagttccaagcaggacaccacagcggattccaccactgaggcagaatacattgcggcatcagctgctgctaaagaggccgtttggatgaggaatttcgtccaagagttgggcgttattcctgaagctgttggtccagtcccggtgtactgtgacaacacaggtgcagttgctcaggcaaaggaaccaaggtctcatcaaagatccaaacacgtactgaggaaataccacatcatccgggagatcgtggaaagaggagacatcactgtcgagagagtggcctctgcagacaatatcgttgatccacttactaatcccttgccaggaccattatttgacaaacatcgcgaagcaatgggactacatagtatgactacactagtagaaaaatcgcgtaagacttcggttaataaccgaaTTCGTAGGCACttaattaccgaagtagtgtcacgtgaagtaatagggtacttttttacttcgctgaatcaccgaagtcttataccttaaattaccgaagtctttggtcattttttggaggcagaattggaccggtgccgaagtaaaaacatatattgtACTTCGCTAATTTCATAAAAAACGAAGTCAAATATATTCTTATACTTCGTCAATTAATGAATTTACTGAAGTAAAAACTATGATTTTACTTCGAGTTTTGGACGAAGTTAAATATTGTCTGttacttcgttaatttcgtATATAACCAAAGTAAAATGTATTCTTTTACTTcgattttaatcaaattttcgAAGTTAAATATTGTCTATTACTTCAGTAATTTACAAAGTGAaataatatcttttacttcgttaatttcctATATTACCGTATTAAAATGCATTCTTTTACTTCGTCTATTAATGAAATTACCGAAGTAATAGAATAATTTTTActttgtaattttattaatagaCGAAGTAGAAGATAATGATTTACTTCGTTTATTCTAAAATTTTCGAAGCAATAGAACACATTTTCTAAATTAAGATTTAGATACAATAAtgccataaatatatttttgaaacttaaaaatacactaataatattaattaatccatcCCAAAATGACACATACATAAATCAACAAGTACTCTATCCACAAAAATACACTAACAATTTGAAATGACATATTCAACCACCAAAACGTGTACACATCCACACATATTTCGTAAGAACTGCTACCTAACTGAGAGTAGGAATGTCGTAAACTGGATTCTAGCTTGCCATAGCTCCCCTAAAGTTGCTCTCTGTGACCACTGGTGAAGTCTAATGTAATCAATATTTGCTCCCTGAACTCCAATTATATCCTCTGCATAAGCAAGTGGTACTTTCATTGTCTGTGCAACCTGCCACAAGGAATCAACATGGCATATTTAAAGGAAGAAATAGTGCAAGAAGTAACATCCAACTCCTAAATTCAATTAACAGAAGCAATATTCAAATTACATGCCCAAACCTGAGTGACAATAGGCCCGCCAGAATGTCCTATTGCTGAAGGGCGACTTCCAAGTCCATGATCTGCTCCATACACTGAAAGTCTGGATGAACTCAAACGGGATTCTAGCTCTCTTTCACGGTCAAGGAAGAGTGAATCCCGCTTTAGAGAAACAGAGTAATCGGAACCTAGTGACGTTTGTGGGGTAGTATGCAGTGATGTTTTCTCAGTCCAAGCTTCTACTTGTCGTTCCTGCGTCGCCGGAGCATTATACTGCAAAAAGGAGTAACATTCTCATGATAGTCTCGTGATCGCATGAAACCAAAAAACCTATACCAGGAACTTACACTCTTCATGAAGATTTACCTGTTGCCAGGCCTCTATGATGAACTTAAGCTGAGATTCAGATTTACATTGCTTGTCGCTCAGTTTCTCTAGCTGCATAATAAAGTCATCATCAATACATTTCTTCAgttctaaaaaaatttatagttcTTGTACtcagaataaaaatatataaattagacACTTTGATGCATACAAAAGGTTTAAATTACAGAAAAAGGTCCTTAAATTGTAAAGTAAGTTTGCCCAGAAACTAATTTTAGTGACATTATTGGGTGTGTTGCTTTCATTTACACTAAGGTGCAGGAACAATAGAAATCTTCCAAGTGGAGGATTAGCAAACTTCAGAGAGAAACATGTTTCTTACATGTACTGTTTGCATTTGGTGTAGGTTTTCAAGTTCTCTTTGCCTTGACTGTACACGCGTTTGTATACTTTTGTGCCATTTCACCCTGAAGACAAACCATAATATTTGTTTAGAGaaaaatatacaaaaaaatattgaagaaacaTTCTTACATACATTTGACAATTCCCAGCACAAAATCACTCAACCATCACTGTTTTTTGCGGATATCAGTACATGGAGTTCAATGAATagtcaaatcaaataatcaaaatttgaagtaaTAAACACTCTTCAGAATACTTCAGTTTTGGCTTTAACATCCAAGAAACATACCATTTTCCTCCAAACCAAAAGAATACCGATCGAGAAGCAGAGCAACCACCTCCTTGTGAAGTAGCACCATCTCTTCCTGCAAAAGGTCCGGATACACCTCCGTATCCAACTTTGATTCCATTTGACTATCCAAGAAATACATAATAAGCATGGACATCCAGTAAAGTTGGTTAACATGAACAAATAAGTTTGTTGATTGGTCCTTGTCTAGTTTTTCACAATGCAATTCAAACATCTTAATTTACAAAATACAATATCTCAAAACATCCAACATGAGTAGGACAGCTTTTCAGATTTATCATCAACcagaccatatatatatattatctttataGCGGTGTAGCACTGACTATGCATCCTATCGAAGTATATAAATAGTTGACATCTCTTGTCTCTACCCTAGTTGTGTATCATTTATTTCCCTTTCCTCATCTCTTATCGTTGCTTTAGTCACGGAACAGTGGATATACTATACTTAAGAGGGAGAGTTTCCAGTTAGTGTGTTTCAGGCATTTTCAAACATTCAACAAAATTTATCATATCTTCTACCAGTAacagataaatttattttgtacACAAAGTAAATTCACTAATAGAGAGAACGTCTTATGAAAAAACTCCAAATTATGATCTCAAGAATCAAATCATATCTCACCTCGTTGGATACATCAAAAGCTCCATCCTGAATCTTCCTGTAGATTGTTGAGACGGTCTTTATAAATGCCTAAAAAGAGAAACCAATAATAAAAGATTTGATACAAAGTATGGATGCAATGAAACCTGAGTACCAACAAGGGGTATTTATATTGGAAAAATATGTCACATCTTCAACATTCTGAGCGATCATTGTAGATGCCTCCATGAAAATCAAGCCATGCTCCTTTGCAAATTATTCCCCTTCTTCTGTGCTTACTGCTCTTCTGTGAGCCAGATCGCACTTGTTTCCAATCAGCATTATGCTCATGTTCGCATTCGCATGCTGCCTTGCATCCTCCAACCAACTGGCAAGGTGGTTGAAAGTATCCCTCCTGAAGAATTAAATATCAGATTGTCCAATAGGAACACGAATTAAATTCCAAATTTTAAAAAGTCATTGGAATCTCTACCTGGTGATGTCATAAACAAGCAATGCCCCAGCAGCACCTCTGTAGTAGGACCTTGTAATGGACCTAAAGGATTCTTGACCAGCCTGATATTTTACACATGATTAATAGAGATCATATGTATCTAGTGAGTAAAGAAAAAAATTGTCAGATGATACTTCGACGGTATATTCGGCTTAATCCAAATCTTACACTGTCAACAGCTATAGGAAAACGAAGGTTTGTTCTAGAATTACAGATCGTAAAGCCATAACTCATACAAGATAAAGTC
It encodes:
- the LOC140889331 gene encoding uncharacterized protein; translation: MEASTMIAQNVEDAFIKTVSTIYRKIQDGAFDVSNESNGIKVGYGGVSGPFAGRDGATSQGGGCSASRSVFFWFGGKWVKWHKSIQTRVQSRQRELENLHQMQTVHLEKLSDKQCKSESQLKFIIEAWQQYNAPATQERQVEAWTEKTSLHTTPQTSLGSDYSVSLKRDSLFLDRERELESRLSSSRLSVYGADHGLGSRPSAIGHSGGPIVTQVAQTMKVPLAYAEDIIGVQGANIDYIRLHQWSQRATLGELWQARIQFTTFLLSVR
- the LOC140889332 gene encoding ras-related protein RABB1c-like, whose protein sequence is MALDSIVGCCLTIEAIDFINLQPVHDLTIGVEFGAKMITIDNKPIKLQIWDTVCLNVLVTLSCMSYGFTICNSRTNLRFPIAVDSAGQESFRSITRSYYRGAAGALLVYDITRRDTFNHLASWLEDARQHANANMSIMLIGNKCDLAHRRAVSTEEGE